The nucleotide sequence ATGGCTTCATTACCTCAACTAGACTCTCTTCAGTTTCTGGATAGTGATACTGGGGAGTCCAATTGCTCTTTATCATGTGGTTTTTCATTCTTGGCTGACATACATGAAGTAGAGgaaccaaggacttttaaagcTGCATCAACAGTTCCTCAATGGCAAAAGGCTATGCAGGAGGAGTATGATGCCCTCAAGTCTCAGGGTACATGGAACCTTGTTCTCCCTCCAAGTGATAGAACAGTGATAGGGTGTAAGTGGGTCTATAAGGTAAAAAGGAATCCTGATGGGACAGTGTCAAGATACAAAGCTCGATTGGTGGCACAAGGTTTTAGTCAAGAGCACGGGGTAGATTATTCAGAAACCTTTAGCCCTGTGGTTCGACATTCAATTGTACGACTTATCTTGGCATTGGCAGCACAATTTCACTGGAGTTTAAGACAGTTAGATATTAAAAATGCTTTTTTACATGGcgaacttgaagaagaagtgtatatgAAACAACCCCAAGGGTTTGTGGATCCAAACCATCCAAATCATGTGTGCAGATTAGTAAGTCTTTATATGGCTTgaaacaagctccaagagcttggaaTTCCAAGTTTACTAGTTTTTTACCTGCTCTCGGGTTTAAAACTTCGATGTCTGATACAAGTTTGTTTGTGAAAGCTGATGGGAGTGATGTTATTTTGCTTctgttatatgttgatgacatcatTCTGACCGGATCCAATCCTGTGAAGATTCAAGCTGTGATTAACAATCTTGCAGATGTGTTTGATTTAAAAGATATGGGTCAGTTGACATATTTTCTGGGTCTTCAAATTCACTATAATGCAGATGGTTCTTTGTTTGTGAATCAGTCAAAGTATACGAAGGAATTAGTGAAAAAGGCTGGAATGGAGCATTGTAAGCCAACCTCAACACCTTCAAAACCACATTCTCAATTACTTCGAACGGAGGGAATCCCATTGTCTGATCCTACACACTATAGAAGCCTGGTTGGAGCCTTGCAATATCTTACTTTTACTAGGCCTGATATAGCACACTCTGTCAATGTCGTATGCCAATATATGACCAATCCTACTGAGTTACATATGCATCTGGTCAAACGAATCATACGATATCTGCAGGGTACAGCAACCTGTGGTATCCGATACACTCACTCTTCTGATTTTCAGATAAATGCATACTCTGATTCTGACTGGGCAGCAGATATTAATACAAGACGGTCCATTACAGGCTATGTGGTTTACTTAGGTTCTAATCCGGTTTCATGGCAGTCAAAGAAACAGGCAACGGTCTCTCGAAGTTCCACAGAGGCAGAGTACAAAGCCTTGGCCCATTGTGCTGCTGATGTATTCTGGATTCGTTCTCTTCTTAAGGATGTCCATCAAGTTCTTACACTACCTCCTACTCTACATTGTGATAATCTTTCTGCTCTAGCTTTATGTTTTAATCCAGTGTTTCATTCGAAGATTAAACATCTTGATACGGACTATCACTTTGTCCGAGAGAAAGTTCAAAAAGGAGATCTTGCTGTTCAGTACATATCCACAAATGAGCAGGTCGCTGATGTGTTCACTAAAGGTTTGCATAGTCCAGTGTTCATTCACCACTGTGCCAATCTTCATGTTGGAGTGCCTGAGGATAATCCACAATGTTCTCAAACATTGCAAGTGCCGACAATAGCAGATCAAGATCCTATCCATATCAACTCCTCCTCATTGTCATGATCATCTCTTTCTTTAGTGCTGCAAACACAATTCGGGAGATCCCAATTCTGTTTAAGGGGGGAGTATTAACCATATAGATTTGGATTAGATTGAGTTTGTTAAATTTGGATTAGATTGAGTTTGTTGAAAAACAGTTAGAGTTAGAGTTTGTTGGAAGGGTAAAAGTGTAAATCTGCTCATTATAGTTTCTATGTAAGCCTTGTTTAGAGACTTAGAGCAGTATCATGTAATCATAAAGCTTTCTACTATTCATTGAAAACAGAAAcgtctatctctctctttcttactacttgttcttcattttctttagtCTCAAGATTTCATTGATTCTTTAGAGTTAATAAAGAATtctgtaaaaaaatttatatttcaTAGAACAAGATGGCAAAATAATAAGACAACTGAGAGTCTGAGACAAGGGGTAAATAAGTTCGATTAATATATATTGAAAGTTTAGCAATTTGATGTATTCTATATTAGAGTATTCTTAGGATTTTGTATATTAGGATTTTGTTGGTAGGATAAGAATGCTTTCTTGTTTGTTGAGGATTGGATCATTATAAACATGTCTTGTAACTCAGTTGATAGGAATAAAGTCTGGTAAGACGTAATCTTTTTGAGTTATGTATACTTTTTTGAAAATTATATAGTGTTCTTATTTCTTTTCagtcaataaaataatagtccAAGTTTGTAATctattttttgcttttggttctttaatttgtttaacATTCCGCAacatttcaaagaaaaaaaacattccCCATATCAGAACTTCATTTATTTGTAAGGTATTAATACATGAATAAGTTGATtacattataaaaataaatagaagaTACTTCATATTTATAACAATTATGATCTAAGTACCAACAATGGGATATAGTTCAAAACCAACATTGCAACTTCCACCAACAACACGACCACCTCGTTTTGCACCGCAACAGCTGGGCAGTTCACTTATTGCACCATCAAGACACTTCTTACAATTAACGGCAGAGAGGTCCCTTGTGCATTGAGCAATACCATACAACGTTGTGACTGTATCGAGTTGTAGCTCACC is from Malus sylvestris chromosome 5, drMalSylv7.2, whole genome shotgun sequence and encodes:
- the LOC126622541 gene encoding uncharacterized mitochondrial protein AtMg00810-like, with amino-acid sequence MSDTSLFVKADGSDVILLLLYVDDIILTGSNPVKIQAVINNLADVFDLKDMGQLTYFLGLQIHYNADGSLFVNQSKYTKELVKKAGMEHCKPTSTPSKPHSQLLRTEGIPLSDPTHYRSLVGALQYLTFTRPDIAHSVNVVCQYMTNPTELHMHLVKRIIRYLQGTATCGIRYTHSSDFQINAYSDSDWAADINTRRSITGYVVYLGSNPVSWQSKKQATVSRSSTEAEYKALAHCAADVFWIRSLLKDVHQVLTLPPTLHCDNLSALALCFNPVFHSKIKHLDTDYHFVREKVQKGDLAVQYISTNEQVADVFTKGLHSPVFIHHCANLHVGVPEDNPQCSQTLQVPTIADQDPIHINSSSLS